The following coding sequences lie in one Miscanthus floridulus cultivar M001 chromosome 9, ASM1932011v1, whole genome shotgun sequence genomic window:
- the LOC136483558 gene encoding uncharacterized protein, translated as MAEEPISEWRDPTPSASSSTSLESQVSVTPRPTKKRRTEDDDDPTYQPRDGEVESARSPNPEQMPVVPRELNFEEEEVSDKEPPAPSPTTSGKSSGQRTKLRRGEHGRHRREIHGEVHVIHEVGPEGNPLSPPTVLAKFSNQVACIVKDKVEITWAEWNNVPVDYKTHIWGEVTRSFHYPEDADLDKCREWVMHVAGRAFRNFKSMLTRYYLKLGKSPCVKYTMVKEHHWEEFCKQRTTEEAKAKSAKFSALAKKNLHPHHLGMTGFAGKRPQWREEERARAAAGLPDLYDGLDLRAKDFIYARKPKKLKEGASKFNEPKFEEVERALIQAAKSKDSFEVRRGQDLLTLALGTPEHRGRVRGMSSKMSWNSVESWQSDAATYRSRQRYKEGIFQKGYDQGVAEMISRSIKEAFTSNDPDMVSMRSQMLRQAGVAVPQVPQGQTQGQPLPMIEDRPRHPVDDIRQPMRVNLNIPFGRAKKLTVGEGYMHPKEDIKDFNQDQIPANYAAVILTWYATQYEEFEMEYPTAQGVTILGAAIGSEVLWNKDDIEIILSTPTSTPMATPASQPSVAGSCPPDDPDHGDGDDEGNGGDDKGRKSPRGTSPHPRSPTPTTSPPAPPDSPSKGTSKGPGGTEEPGAKTPPAAIASTSHCPPPPAKTKGDQGHLTYSLEFERPRSPFHLFPESDDCPGHYEHGKFMITKAQLVDEERWETRRFHLWYMEAAKAGLHGFLVKVVAEYFHLPGNDVELPVDFHDMYRLLREQDLDIAQVTLFSM; from the exons atggcggaggaaccgataagcgaatggcgcgaccctacccctagtgcatcatcatcaactagcctcgagagccaagtgtccgtgacccctaggccaacaaagaaacgtcgtacagaggacgatgatgatccgacctaccaaccgagggacggcgaagttgaaagtgcgcggtctccaaaccctgaacagatgccggtggtgcctcgagaattgaatttcgaggaggaagaagtcagtgacaaagaaccccccgctccatctccaaccacttcaggcaagtctagtggtcagaggacaaagctgagaaggggggaacacgggaggcaccggagggaaatccacggcgaagtccatgtgatccatgaggtgggaccagagggaaacccgttgtcgccacccacggtccttgccaagttcagcaaccaggtggcatgtatagtcaaggacaaggtggagatcacttgggcggagtggaacaatgtcccggtcgactacaagacacatatctggggtgaggtgacgaggagcttccattatcccgaggacgccgatctagacaagtgcagggagtgggtcatgcacgtggcaggaagagcctttagaaacttcaagtccatgctgaccaggtactacctgaagctaggcaagtcaccctgtgtcaaatacactatggtaaaggaacatcactgggaagagttctgcaaacaaagaacaacagaagaagcaaaggcaaagagcgccaagttcagcgcactcgcgaagaagaacctgcacccccaccacttgggcatgactgggtttgctggtaagaggccccagtggcgggaggaagaaagggctagagctgccgccgggcttcccgatctGTACGACGgtctagacttgagggctaaggacttcatttatgcccgcaagccgaagaagctcaaggagggcgcgagcaagttcaatgagccgaagttcgaggaggtggagagggctctcatccaggccgctaaatccaaggacagcttcgaggttcgcaggggccaggacttgctgaccctagcgctgggaacccccgagcaccgtggccgcgtccgtggcatgtcgtcgaagatgagctggaactcagtggagtcatggcaatccgacgctgccacataccggtcaaggcagaggtacaaggagggcatctttcagaagggctatgatcaaggcgtggccgaaatgatcagtcggtccataaaagaagccttcacgagcaatgacccagatatggtgtcgatgaggtcacagatgcttcgccaggcaggcgtggccgtgccacaagttccacaagggcagacacaagggcagccactgccgatgatcgaggatcgcccaaggcaccccgtcgacgacatccggcaacccatgcgcgtcaacctcaacatcccgttcggcagggcgaaaaagttgaccgtgggtgagggttacatgcaccccaaagaagatatcaaagatttcaaccaagaccagatccctgccaactatgctgccgtgatacttacatggtatgcgacccaatatgaagaatttgaaatggaatatccaactgcacaaggggtaacgatccttggagctgccattggttccgaagtcctgtggaacaaggacgacatagagatcattctctcgacgccgacttctacgccgatggcgacaccagcatcacaaccatccgttgccggatcttgtccccccgatgatccggatcacggcgacggcgatgacgaaggcaatggcggggatgacaagggaaggaagtcaccccgaggcacaagccctcaccctcgttctcctactccaacaacaagtccacccgcacctcccgatagtccgtctaagggcacaagcaaaggaccgggaggcacggaggaaccgggggcaaagacaccgcctgctgccattgcgagcacaagccactgtcctccaccgccggcgaagactaaaggcgaccaagggcatctcacatactcacttgagttcgaaag gccaagatcacctttccatctatttcctgaatcggatgactgccccggccattacgagcatgggaagttcatgataaccaaggcccagctcgtcgacgaggaaaggtgggagacaaggaggtttcatctctggtacatggaagcggcaaaagctggcctacatggttttctagtcaaggttgtggcggagtacttccacttgcccggcaacgatgtagaactccctgtggacttccacgacatgtacagactactacgggaacaagaccttgacatcgcccaagtcaccttgttctctatgtaa